A single region of the Penaeus vannamei isolate JL-2024 chromosome 23, ASM4276789v1, whole genome shotgun sequence genome encodes:
- the LOC113802490 gene encoding phenoloxidase-activating factor 2 has protein sequence MRAWACALTVAVVSVLVGGQNNQNVRLGLVASQLGVQPVPGGQTGQQTGNQIGGIQGCICLPVNQRCPYDGGSGSTTGAGVFDVRIVNRPGAGGECGIPGQKICCPPGVRPAGPVRPPPVAPQPVPIQRSGCGGQNPIPYRQPQYAEATFGEYPWMVVVLDFGDGYKGGGVLVAPDWVLTAAHKVYNERSLKVRLGEHNVRQRQDHPNFPHLEVPVDRIIIHPNFDNQALLNDVALLHLAQPVNVNQYPHIGTACLPSPGQIFHGQTCWVTGWGKDAFQTGGNFQEILKEVDVPVVDPFRCQASLQQTRLGPSFTLNQQSFICAGGIAGKDACTGDGGSPLVCPTQSGWTVVGLVAWGIGCAQGNVPGVYVNIPNMMDFIRQYVRF, from the exons ATGAG ggcgtgggcgtgtgcgttaACCGTGGCCGTCGTGTCCGTCTTGGTGGGCGGCCAGAACAACCAGAACGTAAGGCTGGGTCTCGTGGCGTCGCAGCTGGGCGTGCAACCCGTTCCAGGTGGCCAGACAG GGCAGCAGACAGGCAACCAGATCGGAGGGATCCAGGGCTGCATCTGCCTCCCCGTGAACCAGCGCTGCCCTTACGACGGCGGTTCGGGCTCGACGACCGGCGCTGGAGTCTTTGATGTCAGGATCGTGAACAGG CCCGGAGCAGGCGGAGAGTGCGGCATCCCGGGTCAGAAGATCTGCTGCCCCCCTGGCGTCAGACCCGCGGGGCCCGTCCGTCCCCCGCCCGTCGCGCCCCAGCCCGTGCCCATTCAGCGGTCGGGCTGCGGCGGCCAGAACCCCATCCCGTACAGGCAGCCGCAGTATGCTGAG GCCACCTTCGGCGAGTACCCTTGGATGGTGGTCGTCCTGGACTTCGGCGACGGCTACAAGGGCGGCGGAGTCCTCGTGGCGCCCGACTGGGTCCTCACCGCGGCTCACAAGGTTTACAACGAGAG GAGCCTCAAAGTCCGCCTGGGCGAGCACAACGTCCGCCAGCGCCAGGACCACCCCAACTTCCCCCACCTCGAAGTCCCGGTTGACAGGATCATCATTCACCCCAACTTCGACAACCAGGCTCTCCTCAACGACGTGGCTCTGCTGCACCTCGCCCAGCCGGTCAACGTGAATCAGTACCCGCACATTGGGACGGCGTGCTTGCCTTCGCCCGGCCAGATCTTCCACGGGCAGAC GTGCTGGGTCACCGGCTGGGGCAAGGACGCCTTCCAGACGGGCGGCAATTTCCAAGAGATCCTGAAGGAGGTGGACGTCCCCGTCGTCGACCCCTTCCGATGCCAAGCCAGCCTGCAGCAGACGCGCCTCggaccctccttcaccctcaaccAGCAGTCCTTCATCTGCGCCGGAGGAATCGCCGGGAAGGACGCCTGCACG GGCGACGGCGGGTCCCCCCTGGTGTGCCCCACGCAGAGCGGGTGGACGGTCGTGGGCCTCGTCGCCTGGGGCATCGGCTGCGCCCAGGGGAATGTCCCGGGGGTCTACGTCAACATACCCAACATGATGGACTTCATTAGGCAATACGTCAG ATTTTAG
- the LOC113802496 gene encoding phenoloxidase-activating factor 2 — MDRLWLLSALLLAVASGAAQRLGIIATDIGVPAVPGGLTGPDNTALPPGCFCIPINQVCPFQTNVRIALRPVAERCPEMKECCRTNGSTQPPITAPLGSCGRQNALRRSNIIHGAALFGELPWMAMVLDRRGRYVAGGALISSEWVLTAAHRIRSQGNLVARLGELDFSTPQDSPLYPHRDVLVDNIIVHPQFNPQTLANDVALLHLSVPVNTAAAPNIGTACLPSQGQFFQGLRCVVSGWGGDPTIPGNRFQNTLRVVQVPMVDSFACQQRLGAARLGSNFTLDQTSFVCAGGVEGNDACTGDGGSPLVCQNDSNKSWTVVGLVAWGLGCAQREVPGVYVNVASYANFIRQNVRF; from the exons ATGGACAG gTTATGGCTGCTCTCCGCCCTTCTGCTGGCAGTGGCATCGGGCGCGGCGCAGAGGCTTGGAATCATCGCTACTGACATCGGCGTCCCAGCCGTGCCCGGCGGCCTCACGG GACCGGACAACACAGCGTTGCCGCCCGGCTGCTTCTGCATCCCGATCAACCAAGTTTGTCCCTTCCAAACCAATGTTCGAATTGCACTTAGG CCAGTGGCGGAGCGGTGTCCAGAAATGAAGGAATGCTGCAGGACCAACGGCTCGACTCAGCCCCCGATAACGGCGCCCCTCGGGTCCTGCGGCAGACAGAACGCCCTCCGCCGAAGCAACATCATCCACGGCGCA GCCTTGTTCGGTGAGCTGCCCTGGATGGCGATGGTGCTCGACAGGAGGGGCAGGTACGTGGCAGGCGGCGCCCTCATCTCCAGCGAGTGGGTCCTGACGGCGGCTCACCGCATCCGATCTCAAGG AAACCTCGTCGCGCGTCTGGGCGAGCTGGACTTCTCTACGCCCCAGGACTCCCCCCTGTACCCCCATCGAGACGTGCTCGTCGACAACATCATCGTGCACCCTCAGTTCAACCCCCAGACCCTCGCCAACGACGTCGCTCTCCTGCACCTCTCCGTCCCCGTCAACACTGCAGCAGCTCCGAACATCGGCACCGCCTGCTTGCCTTCCCAGGGCCAGTTCTTCCAGGGGCTGAG GTGCGTCGTGTCCGGCTGGGGCGGCGACCCGACCATCCCCGGCAACCGGTTCCAGAATACCCTCCGCGTGGTCCAGGTCCCGATGGTCGACTCCTTCGCCTGCCAACAGCGCCTCGGAGCCGCCCGCCTCGGAAGCAACTTCACCCTGGACCAGACGTCCTTCGTCTGCGCCGGAGGAGTCGAGGGAAACGACGCGTGCACT GGCGACGGCGGGTCTCCTCTTGTGTGTCAGAACGATAGCAACAAGAGCTGGACCGTGGTTGGCCTGGTTGCCTGGGGTCTCGGCTGCGCTCAAAGGGAAGTTCCAGGTGTCTACGTCAACGTGGCCTCGTATGCCAACTTCATCCGACAAAATGTAAG GTTCTGA